In the genome of Synechococcus sp. UW179A, the window AGGAGGATGACTGGCGTGAGCTGTCTGAGCGGCCACAGAGTTTTCAGTCCGCACGGCCTGCGCGTGGCGACGTCTCAACACCAGTGGAACGATCATCGCCTTCACGACGTAAACGTCCACTCCAGGCTCTCTCCCGTCGTCAGCCGGTTTTGCCTCCGCCAGTGGCTTCAACATCGACTCTGAGGTCGTCCGATAAGGATGATGTTTGGCCGGAAGACGATAGTTTCCGGGTGGAACGTTGGAAGCGGACAGCCAGTCGTGATGCCGAGGCGGACCCTGGCTCTTCGTCAACCTCTCGGGCGTCGTCCCGCCGACCCTTGCCGCGTTCCAGTCGCCGACGCGATTGAGCGACAGCATTTCTACTTATGATTGGATTCGTTGCATCAACAACATGAGCAATCTTGTGGTGATTGGTTTCCCCAAGGTTGAGGAAGCTGAGCAGGTTCGTCTTGAGCTGGTTGCGATCCAGGAAGAGCATCTGATCACCCTCGAGGACGCTGTGGTTCTCGAACATGGCAGTGACGGTCACGTGCATCTTCGTCAGGCCATCAACATGACTGCCGCAGGTGCCATGGGCGGAAGCTTCTGGGGACTGCTGATTGGACTGATCTTCGCCAACCCGCTGCTTGGCGTGGCAGCTGGTGCCAGTGCCGGTGCTGCTTCGGGAGCCCTCAGCGACATTGGGATTAATGACAAGTTCCTCAAGGAGCTCACCGAAACCCTGCCGCAGGGAAGTGCAGCACTGGCTTTGCTTGTGCGGGACTCAACGCCTGATCGTGTGATTGAGCGCTTGCGTCGTCATCTGCCCAATGCCCGCTTGATTCATACCAGCCTCAGTCATACGGATGAGGAGAAGCTCAAGCAACAGCTCGAGCAGGCCCGTAAGCAAGCCGAAGCACTGCGGATGGCCTGACCTGATTTGCTCAGTGCCGGTTGCTCAACGGCCGGCACACCTGATAGCGACATCCCCGCCGGCTCAGCTGGCGGTTCACGTCTTCCACCAGATCGGCTGGTAGCT includes:
- a CDS encoding RNA helicase encodes the protein MDSRRQRSQRSPDPLDRRLDRWLDTGRQLVDGVAGARPGRRGHDRVDGASRLDAMGRWVGDRIDWLLDEEDDWRELSERPQSFQSARPARGDVSTPVERSSPSRRKRPLQALSRRQPVLPPPVASTSTLRSSDKDDVWPEDDSFRVERWKRTASRDAEADPGSSSTSRASSRRPLPRSSRRRD
- a CDS encoding DUF1269 domain-containing protein, which translates into the protein MSNLVVIGFPKVEEAEQVRLELVAIQEEHLITLEDAVVLEHGSDGHVHLRQAINMTAAGAMGGSFWGLLIGLIFANPLLGVAAGASAGAASGALSDIGINDKFLKELTETLPQGSAALALLVRDSTPDRVIERLRRHLPNARLIHTSLSHTDEEKLKQQLEQARKQAEALRMA